TTCGCTTTTCTCAGAAACTATCTTTTTCCCCAGATGTTAGATACATTTAAGTATAATATAAATCATCAGATAAAACATTTAAAACTTTTTGAATTGGGTAAAGTTTATTTTAAAGAAAATGAAAAATTTAAAGAAGAAACACACATTTCTATTGGAATTTTAAATTCAGGTGATTACTATGATATGAAAGGTGTTGTTGAAGAATTTTTAAGATATTCCAATATAGAAAATTTAAATTACAAATTAGATAAAAATTTTATATCTGAGGAAAATGGATTACAATCAATTTTTTATAAAGAGAAAAAAATAGGGGAAATTTTTATTCCAAAGAGAGAAATACTTGAAAAATTTGAGATTGAACAAGAACAAATTTATGGTGCTGAAATATATATAGAAAAAATTATAAATGAAATAACCTTTGAAAAGAAATTTAATTATTTACCAAAATTTCCGTTTTCAAAAAGGGATTTTTCCTTTATTTTACCTTTTGAAATTGATTGGGGCAAAATAGAAAAAGTTATTTTATTAGAAAATATACCCATTGAAAAAATAAATGTTTTTGATATTTATAAAGGGGAAAATGTTCCTGCTGGAAAAATAAGTATAAGTTTTTCTATCTATTTCCGCTCTGATGAGAAAACACTTATAGCCGAAGAAATTGATGAGTTTTCAAAAAAAATTATTTCAATAATAGAAGAAAAATTTGCAGGGGAGTTAAGAGGTGAAAAAAAATAAAATAAGAATTCTCGGAAAAGAATATTTATTTCAATCTGATTTTGACGAAAAACAATTAAAAGAATCAGAAAAAAAAATTGAAGAAAGGATAAAACATTATGAAAGTCAATATCCCAACGCAGATAAAATTGACCTTTTAGTTGTATTCATCCTTGAACTTTTAGAAAACATATATATAAAAGAGAAACAAATTTGCGAGAGAGAAAAAAAATTTGAGAATTTAAAGGGAAAATTAGAAATGATGGAAAAGAATATAAAGGAGAAATTAAATATCTTGACAAAAGAAATACAATAAATTATCATAATATACATCTGAAAAAATTTTGCGGGGTGGAGCAGTGGTAGCTCGCCGGGCCCATAACCCGGAGGTCGGCCGTTCAAATCGGCCCCCCGCAATTTTGGAAACATTATAAGGAATTGACTAAAAAACACCAAATAAAAAAATTCTAAAAGACAAATACATTGTTTTGACAAATTTTTTATAAATGGTATACTGAAATTTTCCCAAAAAAATAGTTATTTTCCCACTTTACAAAAGGAGAAAGTGTGTTAGGAAAGGGAAGGAAATTTGCAGTTGACTTTGGAACAACAAAAATAAGAATTGCTGATTTTGAAAATAGAGGTAATAAAATTTATTGTAATTTTTATCAGGAAATTCCAATTCCTTATTATTCACCTGAAGAAAGAGAAAATTTCTTGAAAAAAGAGGCAAAAGGAATTCTTGATAAAAATAAAATAAAAACAGTTATTGTGTCTTTACCGGGTAGAGGATTATTATTAAGACAACTTAATATCCCAAAAGTACCTCCTAAAAAATTGAAAGATATTCTAAAATATGAAGTTCAGCAACAAATTCCTTTTCCATTAGAAGTAGTTGAATGGAAATATCAAATATTAGGAGAAGAGGGGGTAAATCTAAACATTCTTTTATCTGCAATAAAAAAAGAACTTGTAAACGAATATATAGGTAATATTACAGGATTTGGAATTGACCCTGTTTTTCTTGATACCGACCTTTTTGCAGTTTATAATGCTTTTAGATATTCACCTTTCTATAATGAGGATAAA
This DNA window, taken from bacterium, encodes the following:
- a CDS encoding cell division protein ZapA, with the protein product MKKNKIRILGKEYLFQSDFDEKQLKESEKKIEERIKHYESQYPNADKIDLLVVFILELLENIYIKEKQICEREKKFENLKGKLEMMEKNIKEKLNILTKEIQ